The following are encoded together in the Streptomyces flavofungini genome:
- a CDS encoding BMP family lipoprotein produces the protein MRRVSRIALASAATAALAVSATACGGTSSDAAKNDDGKSKGVAIAYDIGGAGDQSFNDAATAGMDRASKELKVGKKAVEPTDGESDADKVQRLTELAKQGYNPVIGVGYAYAPAIKEVAAKNPDVTFGIVDDATIKAKNVADLVFNEEQSSYLAGVAAAKATKTKTVGFIGGVDNPLIRKFEAGFVQGVQDTDKSVKVKRQFLTEKAEDGGFSSPDKGKEAASGQIEGDADVVYHAAGLSGQGVIEAAAAKKVWAIGVDSDQYKQKALAKYKKYILTSATKDVAGAVYNLVKSVKDDKAEGGVVRADLKSGGVGLADSNPEFTKMKDLQASLKKAEQGITSGKIKVKTAL, from the coding sequence ATGCGCCGGGTGTCCCGAATAGCGCTCGCGTCTGCCGCGACCGCCGCTCTCGCCGTTTCCGCCACCGCCTGCGGCGGTACCTCCAGCGACGCCGCCAAGAACGACGACGGCAAGAGCAAGGGTGTCGCGATCGCGTACGACATCGGCGGCGCCGGCGACCAGTCGTTCAACGACGCCGCCACCGCGGGCATGGACCGCGCCTCCAAGGAGCTCAAGGTCGGCAAGAAGGCCGTCGAGCCCACCGACGGCGAGTCCGACGCCGACAAGGTCCAGCGCCTCACCGAGCTGGCCAAGCAGGGCTACAACCCGGTCATCGGTGTCGGCTACGCCTACGCGCCCGCCATCAAGGAGGTCGCGGCCAAGAACCCGGACGTCACCTTCGGCATCGTCGACGACGCCACCATCAAGGCGAAGAACGTCGCCGACCTGGTCTTCAACGAGGAGCAGTCCTCGTACCTGGCCGGTGTCGCCGCCGCGAAGGCCACCAAGACCAAGACCGTCGGCTTCATCGGCGGCGTCGACAACCCGCTGATCCGCAAGTTCGAGGCGGGCTTCGTCCAGGGCGTCCAGGACACCGACAAGTCGGTCAAGGTCAAGCGCCAGTTCCTCACCGAGAAGGCCGAGGACGGCGGCTTCTCCAGCCCGGACAAGGGCAAGGAGGCGGCCAGCGGCCAGATCGAGGGCGACGCCGACGTGGTCTACCACGCCGCCGGTCTCTCCGGTCAGGGCGTCATCGAGGCCGCCGCCGCCAAGAAGGTCTGGGCGATCGGTGTCGACTCCGACCAGTACAAGCAGAAGGCGCTCGCCAAGTACAAGAAGTACATCCTCACCTCGGCCACCAAGGACGTCGCCGGAGCGGTGTACAACCTGGTGAAGTCGGTGAAGGATGACAAGGCCGAGGGCGGCGTCGTGCGCGCGGACCTCAAGTCGGGCGGTGTCGGCCTCGCCGACTCCAACCCCGAGTTCACCAAGATGAAGGACCTGCAGGCCTCCCTGAAGAAGGCCGAGCAGGGCATCACCAGCGGCAAGATCAAGGTCAAGACGGCGCTGTAA
- a CDS encoding BMP family lipoprotein, translating to MAVATFALVASACGGTSSDAAKDDEGGKKGDGKYSGKGIGLAYDIGGRGDQSFNDAAYSGYQRARKDLKIGGIDMEPGDGESSADKTQRIETLARQGYNPVIGVGFVYAPAVQEVAKKYPKITFGIVDDDTVKADNVADLVFHEEQGSYLAGVAAAKATKVKHVGFIGGVDIPIIHKFEAGFVQGVKSVDPKIEIEKRYLTEKPEEGGFASPDKGQDAASGQLEAGADVLYHAAGLSGQGVIQEAGAKKKWAIGVDSDQYKQKALAKYKKYILGSALKDVGGAVYDLAKSVVDGKPMTGTQRYDLKSGRVGFSDANPAYRDMKDVVAAVEKARKDIVEGKVTVKTRP from the coding sequence GTGGCGGTGGCGACGTTCGCCCTCGTGGCCTCCGCGTGCGGCGGCACCAGCAGTGATGCCGCCAAGGACGACGAGGGAGGGAAGAAGGGGGACGGGAAGTACTCCGGCAAGGGCATCGGTCTCGCGTACGACATCGGCGGCCGGGGTGACCAGTCCTTCAACGACGCCGCGTACAGCGGGTACCAGCGGGCCCGCAAGGACCTGAAGATCGGCGGCATCGACATGGAGCCGGGCGACGGCGAGTCCAGCGCCGACAAGACGCAGCGCATCGAGACCCTGGCCCGGCAGGGCTACAACCCGGTGATCGGCGTCGGATTCGTGTACGCGCCCGCCGTACAGGAAGTCGCGAAGAAGTATCCGAAGATCACTTTCGGCATCGTCGACGACGACACCGTCAAGGCCGACAACGTGGCCGATCTCGTATTCCACGAGGAACAGGGCTCGTATCTCGCCGGAGTCGCCGCGGCGAAGGCGACCAAGGTCAAACACGTCGGATTCATCGGGGGCGTGGACATCCCGATCATCCACAAATTCGAGGCCGGTTTCGTGCAGGGCGTGAAGTCGGTCGACCCGAAGATCGAAATCGAGAAGCGGTATCTGACGGAGAAGCCCGAGGAAGGCGGATTCGCCAGCCCCGACAAGGGGCAGGACGCGGCGAGCGGACAGCTCGAAGCCGGGGCCGACGTGCTCTACCACGCGGCCGGGCTCTCCGGGCAGGGCGTGATCCAGGAGGCCGGAGCGAAGAAGAAGTGGGCGATCGGCGTCGACTCCGACCAGTACAAGCAGAAGGCCCTCGCCAAGTACAAGAAGTACATCCTCGGCTCCGCCCTGAAGGACGTCGGCGGTGCCGTCTACGACCTCGCCAAGTCCGTCGTCGACGGCAAGCCGATGACCGGCACCCAGCGCTACGACCTCAAGTCGGGCCGGGTCGGCTTCTCCGACGCCAACCCGGCGTACCGGGACATGAAGGACGTCGTGGCCGCGGTCGAGAAGGCCAGGAAGGACATCGTCGAGGGCAAGGTGACGGTCAAGACCCGGCCTTGA
- a CDS encoding DUF6716 putative glycosyltransferase: MPVSNKTTRVAVLADSDTRWKWGSLTAKRLTGAAEGDGAAPGLRLDGYLLRGRATPTPRQLEEVGVRADSMREVTAIEFLNAVGSGRDEDAPDVPDVPDIIVLALVGGAVQAVLHGLARAFAGAARRPVVVTGYVGVVYEKLADGLLLRHGADVVLANSRQDAERFRAVYEGVGADASGVVEAALPFLGGEPYAPRDPYTVVFAAQPSVPEKRADRAYLLSRLIQHARRHPEREVLLKLRSKPGEHTTHIEELPYQKLVRGAEQPANFRLVYGHMGEVLDRTDLLVTVSSTAALEALHRRIPTAVLTDLGVREALGNHAFIGSGCLASWDQLDAGRSPEPDPDWVARQGVAADGAYETAFDAARERVAKLTGRAREGSLPPIRPYYTQVTAPGYLPGILARHHLGPDATPLPGAPATDRDPGPVRQAVRSAARGAYRHGVQRVAPVIRRMGEL, translated from the coding sequence GTGCCAGTAAGCAACAAGACGACGCGAGTCGCCGTGCTCGCCGACTCCGACACCCGGTGGAAATGGGGCTCGCTCACCGCGAAGCGCCTCACGGGAGCCGCCGAGGGCGACGGGGCCGCACCGGGCCTCCGCCTCGACGGTTATCTGCTCCGCGGCCGGGCCACCCCCACCCCCCGCCAGCTCGAAGAGGTCGGGGTGCGCGCGGACAGCATGCGCGAGGTCACCGCCATCGAGTTCCTGAACGCCGTGGGGTCCGGCCGTGACGAGGACGCGCCCGACGTCCCCGACGTCCCCGACATCATCGTCCTCGCCCTCGTCGGCGGCGCCGTGCAGGCCGTCCTGCACGGCCTCGCCCGCGCCTTCGCCGGCGCGGCCCGGCGCCCCGTCGTCGTCACCGGCTACGTCGGCGTCGTCTACGAGAAGCTGGCCGACGGACTGCTCCTGCGGCACGGCGCGGACGTCGTCCTCGCCAACTCCCGCCAGGACGCGGAGCGGTTCCGCGCCGTGTACGAGGGCGTGGGCGCCGACGCGTCCGGCGTCGTGGAGGCCGCGCTGCCGTTCCTCGGCGGCGAGCCGTACGCCCCCCGCGACCCGTACACCGTCGTCTTCGCCGCCCAGCCCTCCGTGCCGGAGAAGCGGGCCGACCGGGCCTACTTGCTGTCCCGCCTCATCCAGCACGCCCGCCGCCACCCCGAGCGCGAGGTCCTGCTCAAGCTGCGCAGCAAGCCCGGCGAGCACACCACGCACATCGAGGAGCTGCCCTACCAGAAGCTGGTGCGCGGCGCGGAGCAGCCCGCCAACTTCCGCCTCGTCTACGGGCACATGGGCGAGGTCCTCGACCGCACCGACCTGCTCGTCACCGTCAGCTCCACGGCCGCCCTCGAAGCGCTGCACCGCCGCATCCCCACGGCCGTCCTCACCGACCTCGGCGTCCGCGAGGCCCTCGGCAACCACGCCTTCATCGGCTCCGGCTGCCTCGCCTCCTGGGACCAGCTCGACGCCGGACGGAGCCCCGAGCCCGACCCCGACTGGGTCGCGCGCCAGGGTGTCGCCGCCGACGGGGCGTACGAGACGGCGTTCGACGCGGCCCGCGAGCGGGTGGCGAAGCTGACCGGCCGCGCCCGCGAGGGCTCGCTCCCGCCGATCCGGCCGTACTACACCCAGGTCACCGCCCCGGGCTACCTCCCCGGCATCCTGGCCCGCCACCACCTGGGCCCGGACGCCACCCCGCTGCCCGGCGCCCCCGCCACCGACCGCGACCCCGGCCCGGTCCGCCAGGCCGTCCGCAGCGCCGCGCGCGGGGCGTACCGGCACGGCGTGCAGCGGGTCGCGCCGGTGATCCGGCGGATGGGGGAGCTGTGA
- a CDS encoding ABC transporter ATP-binding protein, producing MDASTSPPPTDRAPACAVELVGITKRFPGVVANHDIHLSVRKGTVHALVGENGAGKSTLMKILYGMQKPDEGTIAVDGVEVAFNSPADAISRGIGMVHQHFMLADQLTVLENIVLGSEKLYGIGAGARRKITEISDRYGLGVRPDAYVEDLGVADRQRVEILKVLYRGATTLILDEPTAVLVPQEVDALFDNLRELKSEGLSVIFISHKLGEVLSVADDITVIRRGTTVGTAIPSETTPRQLAELMVGSELPTPETAESTVTDRPMIAVEGLKLLAEGESGRALLDDISFTIHEGEVLGLAGVEGNGQTELIDALIGLKHADSGVIRMAGEDITDWATRRRREGGVGYIPEDRHRHGLLLEAPLWENRILGHVTEKPNSRGFWLDTKGAQADTRRIVEEYDVRTPGIDVTAASLSGGNQQKLIVGREMSHKPRFLIAAHPTRGVDVGAQAQIWDQIREARREGLAVLLISADLDELIGLSDTLRVIYRGRLVADADPATVTPEELGSAMTGAASGHLEHVEDGEDGEAEEAEEADSGAAVAGAPADATEEAAPEDEAR from the coding sequence ATCGACGCGTCCACCAGCCCTCCGCCCACCGACCGGGCGCCCGCCTGCGCCGTCGAACTCGTCGGCATCACCAAGCGGTTCCCGGGCGTCGTGGCCAACCACGACATCCACCTCAGCGTCCGCAAGGGCACCGTCCACGCCCTCGTCGGCGAGAACGGCGCCGGCAAGTCGACGCTGATGAAGATCCTCTACGGCATGCAGAAGCCGGACGAGGGCACCATCGCCGTCGACGGCGTCGAGGTCGCCTTCAACAGCCCCGCGGACGCCATCAGCCGCGGCATCGGCATGGTCCACCAGCACTTCATGCTGGCCGACCAGCTGACCGTCCTGGAGAACATCGTGCTCGGCAGCGAGAAGCTGTACGGCATCGGTGCCGGGGCCCGCCGTAAGATCACCGAGATCTCCGACCGCTACGGCCTCGGCGTGCGCCCCGACGCCTACGTCGAGGACCTCGGCGTCGCCGACCGCCAGCGCGTGGAGATCCTCAAGGTCCTCTACCGCGGCGCCACCACGCTGATCCTCGACGAGCCCACGGCCGTGCTCGTGCCGCAGGAGGTCGACGCGCTCTTCGACAACCTGCGCGAGCTCAAGTCCGAGGGCCTGTCCGTCATCTTCATCTCGCACAAGCTCGGCGAGGTCCTCTCCGTCGCCGACGACATCACCGTCATCCGGCGCGGTACGACGGTGGGCACGGCGATCCCGTCCGAGACCACCCCGCGCCAGCTCGCCGAGCTGATGGTGGGCAGCGAGCTGCCGACGCCGGAGACCGCGGAGTCCACGGTCACCGACCGGCCCATGATCGCGGTCGAGGGCCTGAAGCTGCTCGCCGAGGGTGAGTCGGGACGCGCCCTCCTCGACGACATCTCCTTCACCATCCACGAGGGCGAAGTGCTCGGCCTCGCGGGCGTGGAGGGCAACGGCCAGACCGAACTCATCGACGCCCTCATCGGCCTCAAGCACGCCGACTCCGGCGTCATCAGGATGGCCGGCGAGGACATCACCGACTGGGCGACCCGCAGGCGGCGCGAGGGCGGCGTCGGCTACATCCCCGAGGACCGCCACCGCCACGGCCTGCTCCTGGAAGCCCCGCTCTGGGAGAACCGCATCCTCGGCCACGTCACCGAGAAGCCCAACAGCCGCGGCTTCTGGCTCGACACCAAGGGCGCGCAGGCCGACACCCGGCGCATCGTCGAGGAGTACGACGTCCGTACGCCCGGCATCGACGTCACCGCGGCCTCCCTGTCCGGCGGCAACCAGCAGAAGCTGATCGTCGGCCGCGAGATGAGCCACAAGCCGCGCTTCCTGATCGCCGCCCACCCCACCCGCGGTGTGGACGTCGGCGCGCAGGCGCAGATCTGGGACCAGATCCGCGAGGCGCGCCGCGAGGGCCTCGCGGTGCTCCTGATCTCCGCCGACCTGGACGAGCTGATCGGCCTGTCCGACACCCTCCGCGTGATCTACCGGGGCCGGCTCGTCGCGGACGCCGACCCGGCGACGGTCACCCCGGAGGAGCTGGGCTCGGCGATGACGGGCGCGGCCTCAGGACACCTGGAGCACGTCGAGGACGGCGAGGACGGCGAGGCCGAGGAGGCCGAGGAGGCCGACTCCGGCGCCGCCGTGGCCGGCGCCCCCGCCGACGCAACCGAAGAAGCCGCCCCGGAGGACGAGGCCCGATGA
- a CDS encoding amidohydrolase, translating into MSRESESEPVPPGDLPGALPEELRAELVAFRRDLHMHPELGHQEFRTTAALKTRLEAAGLQPRVLRIGTGLICDIGGTPDGGAAPGRPGRPVLALRADIDALPIPDTKTGVSYRSTVPDRAHACGHDVHTTVVLGAGLVLADLAKQGLLPHPVRLIFQPAEEVLPGGATDAIECGALDGVGRIIGVHCDPRVDAGRIGLRHGPITSACDRLEVSLDGPGGHTARPHLTTDLVTAAAKVVTEVPALVARRVDARSGLAVTWGRIEAGHACNVIPQHAELSGTIRCLDLAAWRQAPDLVHAAIQEIADLYRAKSEINYVRGVPPVVNEPVVTDLLRDAMAARRGHAAVEDTEQSLGGEDFSWYLERVPGAMARLGVRTPGERGIRDLHQGDFDADEHAITVGVELFTAAALIDGATRSV; encoded by the coding sequence ATGTCCCGCGAGTCCGAATCCGAGCCCGTGCCGCCCGGGGATCTGCCCGGCGCGCTGCCAGAGGAGCTGCGCGCCGAACTCGTGGCCTTCCGTCGCGACTTGCACATGCACCCGGAGCTGGGCCACCAGGAGTTCCGCACCACCGCGGCCCTGAAGACCCGCCTGGAGGCGGCGGGGCTGCAACCCCGCGTCCTGCGCATCGGCACCGGACTCATCTGTGACATCGGGGGCACCCCGGACGGCGGCGCCGCCCCCGGCCGCCCCGGCCGCCCCGTGCTGGCCCTGCGTGCCGACATCGACGCCCTGCCCATCCCGGACACCAAGACGGGCGTGTCCTACCGCTCCACGGTCCCCGACCGCGCCCACGCCTGCGGCCACGACGTGCACACCACCGTCGTCCTCGGCGCCGGGCTCGTCCTCGCCGACCTCGCGAAGCAGGGGCTGCTGCCGCACCCGGTGCGGCTGATCTTCCAGCCCGCCGAGGAGGTCCTGCCCGGCGGCGCCACGGACGCCATCGAGTGCGGCGCGCTCGACGGCGTCGGCCGGATCATCGGCGTGCACTGCGACCCGCGCGTGGACGCCGGCCGCATCGGCCTGCGGCACGGGCCCATCACCTCCGCCTGCGACCGCCTGGAGGTCTCCCTCGACGGCCCCGGCGGCCACACCGCCCGACCGCACCTGACGACGGACCTCGTCACCGCCGCCGCCAAGGTCGTCACCGAGGTCCCGGCCCTGGTGGCCCGCCGCGTCGACGCCCGCTCGGGCCTCGCCGTCACCTGGGGCCGCATCGAGGCGGGCCACGCCTGCAACGTCATCCCCCAGCACGCCGAGCTGTCCGGCACCATCCGCTGCCTCGACCTCGCGGCCTGGCGGCAGGCCCCCGACCTCGTGCACGCCGCCATCCAGGAGATCGCCGACCTCTACCGCGCCAAGTCCGAGATCAACTACGTCCGAGGCGTCCCGCCCGTCGTCAACGAACCCGTGGTCACCGACCTGCTCCGGGACGCCATGGCCGCCCGGCGCGGGCACGCCGCCGTCGAGGACACCGAGCAGAGCCTGGGCGGCGAGGACTTCTCCTGGTACCTGGAGCGCGTCCCGGGCGCCATGGCCCGGCTCGGCGTCCGCACCCCCGGCGAGCGCGGCATCCGTGATCTGCACCAGGGCGACTTCGACGCCGACGAACACGCCATCACCGTGGGCGTCGAACTCTTCACGGCCGCCGCGCTCATCGACGGCGCGACGCGTTCCGTTTGA
- a CDS encoding N-acylneuraminate cytidylyltransferase, whose protein sequence is MSKPHPAGPSHPEGEPARRVLAVIPARGGSKGVPAKNLAPVGGVPLVARAIRACVASPLVTDVVVSTDDTVIAETARSAGAEVVLRPAAIAGDTATSEAAVLHAMDGYEERHGVTVDVVLLVQCTSPFIVREDVDGVVGAIVRGGADTAHTVAPFHGFVWRDASDEPPAIEGERTAAEGGTTTVVTDTTTSGGYGVNHDKSFRPRRQDRPQDLLETGAVYGMAATGFRTHKHRFFGHTELVRTDPARVLEIDDPHDLARARALAPLFDADRDGALPTRDDIDAVVLDFDGTQTDDRVLIDSDGREFVTVHRGDGLGIAALRRSGLTMLILSTEQNPVVAARGRKLKIPVLHGIDRKDLALKQWCEEQGIAPERVLYVGNDVNDLPCFGLVGWPVAVASAHDVVRGAARAVTSVPGGDGAIREIAAWILGPSLNS, encoded by the coding sequence ATGTCCAAGCCCCACCCAGCGGGCCCGTCCCACCCGGAGGGCGAACCGGCGCGCCGCGTCCTCGCCGTCATCCCCGCGCGCGGCGGCTCCAAGGGCGTGCCCGCCAAGAACCTCGCGCCGGTCGGCGGCGTCCCCCTGGTGGCCCGCGCGATCCGCGCCTGCGTGGCCTCGCCGCTGGTCACCGACGTCGTCGTCTCCACCGACGACACGGTGATCGCCGAGACCGCCCGGTCCGCGGGAGCCGAGGTCGTGCTGCGCCCCGCCGCCATCGCCGGGGACACCGCGACCAGCGAGGCCGCGGTCCTGCACGCCATGGACGGCTACGAGGAACGGCACGGCGTCACGGTCGACGTGGTCCTGCTCGTGCAGTGCACCAGCCCCTTCATCGTCCGCGAGGACGTCGACGGCGTGGTCGGCGCGATCGTCCGCGGCGGCGCCGACACCGCGCACACCGTCGCGCCCTTCCACGGCTTCGTGTGGCGCGACGCCAGCGACGAGCCGCCCGCCATCGAGGGCGAGCGCACCGCGGCCGAGGGCGGTACGACCACGGTCGTCACCGACACCACCACCTCCGGCGGCTACGGCGTCAACCACGACAAGTCCTTCCGGCCGCGCCGCCAGGACCGCCCCCAGGACCTCCTGGAGACCGGCGCGGTCTACGGCATGGCCGCCACCGGCTTCCGTACCCACAAGCACCGCTTCTTCGGGCACACGGAACTCGTCCGCACCGACCCCGCGCGGGTCCTGGAGATCGACGACCCGCACGACCTCGCCCGCGCCCGCGCCCTCGCCCCGCTCTTCGACGCGGACCGCGACGGGGCGCTGCCGACCCGCGACGACATCGACGCGGTCGTACTCGACTTCGACGGCACCCAGACCGACGACAGGGTGCTGATCGACTCCGACGGACGGGAGTTCGTCACCGTGCACCGCGGTGACGGCCTCGGCATCGCCGCCCTGCGCAGGTCGGGCCTGACGATGCTGATCCTGTCCACGGAACAGAACCCGGTCGTCGCCGCCCGCGGACGCAAGCTCAAGATCCCCGTCCTGCACGGCATCGACCGCAAAGACCTCGCACTGAAGCAGTGGTGCGAGGAGCAGGGCATCGCTCCCGAGCGCGTGCTCTACGTCGGCAACGACGTCAATGACCTCCCGTGCTTCGGCCTCGTCGGCTGGCCCGTGGCGGTCGCGAGCGCCCACGACGTCGTACGCGGCGCCGCACGCGCGGTCACCTCCGTCCCCGGTGGTGACGGCGCGATCCGAGAGATCGCCGCCTGGATCCTCGGCCCCTCCCTCAACAGTTAA
- a CDS encoding N-acetylneuraminate synthase family protein, whose protein sequence is MSNTASNDRLRTFGSKTAGPGHPVYITGEIGINHNGDLENAFALIDVAADAGCDAVKFQKRTPEICTPRDQWDIERDTPWGRMTYIDYRHRVEFGESEYQAISEHCAKRGIDWFASPWDTEAVAFLEKFDVPAHKVASASLTDDELLRALRATGRTVILSTGMSTPKQIRHAVEVLGSDNILLCHATSTYPAKAEELNLRVINTLQAEYPNVPIGYSGHETGLQTTLAAVALGATFVERHITLDRAMWGSDQAASVEPQGLSRLVRDIRTIEASLGDGVKKVYESELGPMKKLRRVAGVVAEAGDREPVAV, encoded by the coding sequence ATGAGCAACACGGCCTCCAACGACCGCCTGCGCACGTTCGGTTCGAAGACCGCAGGGCCCGGCCACCCCGTCTACATCACGGGTGAGATCGGCATCAACCACAACGGCGACCTGGAGAACGCCTTCGCGCTCATCGACGTGGCCGCCGACGCCGGCTGCGACGCGGTGAAGTTCCAGAAGCGCACCCCGGAGATCTGCACCCCGCGCGACCAGTGGGACATCGAGCGCGACACCCCCTGGGGCCGGATGACGTACATCGACTACCGCCACCGCGTGGAGTTCGGCGAGTCCGAGTACCAGGCCATCAGCGAGCACTGCGCCAAGCGCGGCATCGACTGGTTCGCGTCCCCGTGGGACACCGAGGCCGTCGCCTTCCTGGAGAAGTTCGACGTCCCGGCCCACAAGGTCGCCTCCGCCTCCCTCACGGACGACGAGCTCCTCCGCGCCCTGCGCGCGACGGGCCGCACGGTCATCCTCTCCACGGGCATGTCCACGCCGAAGCAGATCCGCCACGCCGTGGAGGTCCTCGGCTCGGACAACATCCTGCTCTGCCACGCCACGTCGACGTACCCGGCGAAGGCCGAGGAGCTGAACCTCCGCGTCATCAACACCCTCCAGGCCGAGTACCCGAACGTCCCGATCGGCTACTCCGGCCACGAGACGGGCCTGCAGACCACCCTCGCCGCGGTCGCCCTCGGCGCCACCTTCGTCGAGCGCCACATCACCCTGGACCGCGCGATGTGGGGCTCCGACCAGGCCGCGTCCGTCGAGCCGCAGGGCCTGTCCCGCCTCGTCCGCGACATCCGCACCATCGAGGCCTCGCTCGGCGACGGCGTCAAGAAGGTGTACGAGTCCGAGCTCGGCCCGATGAAGAAGCTCCGCCGCGTCGCGGGCGTCGTCGCCGAGGCGGGCGACCGCGAGCCGGTCGCGGTCTGA